Proteins found in one Kluyveromyces marxianus DMKU3-1042 DNA, complete genome, chromosome 2 genomic segment:
- the CCZ1 gene encoding Ccz1p, translating to MSVQSIILFRDDEHNTEDTCKLLLYHDLSGKILSTNDKEQRIGIIKGMWRFSNEFSKDGVVCHIELEAYSMVVLEVEPSYYLTIAFDSTYDDQWQKYSTRLNQCYQFFAMQNGRMATIEDKKLSRLLNEHFIPFWDEINLIPDYFVMQDINCSLGENLFPRCQFRDALDSVNEVKEWQTFLKNNILLSQENYPNIKDICLYHVPQDNKDSKKYGFVANFDPQFKSLPVLSNWILGIDAMYGTITSHGLAGTMSLAETEQQIELDAEETEPESASNIRTVWDNVTLPITFTMDAIKDIGQLTGVSNSLSLFTDIKPTWNPLQWSRGTEAGSLNAKNDKGGDEYSWLISPLNPSFLPKVYQMRKFYLEFDSWKQYNVIFWKFKDILAAVIIDPQFTKINEEPFLMRLQEELWSGMSLFYENPGFEERPCSFDYTIVYKEENMYYSSIPMWKNGLDEDENAFKLVIKGLDDTLQFLKNNANRKTSVATVTEVGHNMMLTEHKIPSETDDMKSSKVGDNGSWGRSIFNKVNEKQLRELNKELMVILGSRNYTASYTEADTKESLLKLNNGLMVYLLEDNRRLVFIIKNWFEDPQQTQYTKKKKGTSRMIDSLGREVSRWWDLIKDHEPM from the coding sequence ATGAGTGTACAATCTATTATTCTATTTAGGGATGACGAACATAATACAGAAGATACCTGCAAGTTACTATTATATCATGATTTGTCGGGCAAAATTTTGAGCACAAATGATAAGGAACAGCGAATTGGTATAATTAAGGGTATGTGGCGCTTCAGTAACGAGTTCAGCAAGGACGGAGTTGTATGTCATATAGAGTTAGAGGCATATAGTATGGTTGTTTTGGAGGTTGAGCCTTCTTATTATCTTACCATTGCTTTTGACAGTACATACGATGACCAATGGCAGAAATATAGTACGCGATTGAATCAGTGCTACCAATTTTTTGCGATGCAGAATGGTCGAATGGCTACAATAGAAGACAAAAAGCTAAGTAGGTTGTTGAATGAGCATTTTATTCCATTTTGGGATGAGATCAATTTAATTCCCGATTACTTTGTGATGCAAGATATCAATTGTTCGCTTGGGGAAAACTTGTTTCCCCGTTGCCAATTTAGAGACGCTTTGGACTCTGTCAATGAGGTTAAAGAATGGCAAacgtttttgaagaataacATACTCTTATCGCAGGAAAACTATCCTAATATAAAGGATATATGTTTATACCACGTACCGCAAGATAATAAGGACTCTAAAAAGTATGGATTCGTTGCAAATTTTGATCCACAATTCAAAAGCCTTCCTGTACTTTCAAATTGGATATTGGGTATTGATGCTATGTACGGGACGATTACTTCGCATGGTTTAGCTGGAACAATGTCATTAGCTGAAACAGAACAACAAATTGAGCTTGATGCTGAAGAAACGGAGCCCGAATCTGCTTCGAACATAAGGACTGTGTGGGATAATGTAACGTTGCCCATCACATTTACTATGGACGCAATAAAAGATATCGGGCAGTTAACAGGTGTTTCAAACTCGCTCTCTTTGTTCACTGATATCAAGCCCACATGGAATCCATTGCAATGGTCAAGGGGCACAGAGGCAGGGTCTCTGAATGCGAAGAACGACAAAGGAGGGGACGAATACAGCTGGCTCATATCGCCTTTGAACCCGTCGTTTCTACCCAAGGTGTACCAAATGAGAAAGTTCTACTTGGAGTTTGATAGTTGGAAACAGTACAATGTAATATTTTGGAAGTTCAAGGATATTTTAGCGGCTGTCATTATAGATCCACAGTTCACCAAGATCAACGAAGAGCCTTTTCTCATGAGGCTACAAGAGGAATTATGGAGCGGTATGTCGTTATTTTATGAGAACCCTGGGTTCGAAGAGAGGCCGTGCTCATTTGATTACACAATTGTGtacaaagaagagaatatGTATTACAGTTCAATACCCATGTGGAAAAATGgtcttgatgaagatgagaatGCATTCAAGTTGGTGATCAAGGGACTTGACGATACGTTacaatttttgaagaacaatgCAAATAGGAAAACGTCTGTGGCCACTGTTACTGAGGTGGGTCACAACATGATGCTGACAGAACACAAGATTCCTAGTGAAACGGATGACATGAAATCCTCGAAGGTGGGAGACAATGGTTCATGGGGAAGGTCTATTTTCAACAAGGTGAACGAGAAGCAGCTTCGCGAATTGAACAAAGAGCTTATGGTCATATTGGGGAGCAGAAACTACACAGCATCATATACAGAAGCAGACACGAAGGAAAGTCTTTTGAAGCTTAACAATGGGTTGATGGTGTACTTGTTGGAAGATAACAGGAGATTGGTATTTATCATTAAGAATTGGTTTGAGGATCCGCAGCAGACGCAATAtacgaagaagaagaaggggACTTCCAGGATGATAGACAGTCTTGGAAGGGAGGTTAGCCGCTGGTGGGACCTGATAAAAGACCATGAGCCAATGTGA
- the SRP54 gene encoding RNA-binding signal recognition particle subunit SRP54, which translates to MVLADLGKRINNAVTNAISGEQTDYEVTVQSMLKEIVTALLENDVNIKLVSKLRDNINNTLLSSNNVNAKLTNAQTKSLIQKTVFDELCKLVDCEAVSPFQPKKRQSNVIMFVGLQGSGKTTSCTKLAVYYSKRGFKVGLVCADTFRAGAFDQLKQNAIKAKIPFYGSYTEPNPVKVAKEGVEKFKKEKFEIIIVDTSGRHQQEDSLFQEMVEISQAVKPKQTIMVLDASIGQAAVHQSKAFKESADFGSIILTKMDGHARGGGAISAVASTKTPIIFIGTGEHIHDFEKFSPKSFVSKLLGIGDIESLMERFKTVSDQDDAKNTLENIQQGKFTLLDFKNQMQTIMKMGPLSNIANMIPGMGNMMNQFSEEETSKKMKTMVYIFDSMTKKELESDGRIFIEEPTRMIRVAKGSGTTVFDIEMLLMQQQMMARMAQTTKQMGGLPGKGGMPGRGGMPAGMPSIPGMGGMGMPNMSPQMMQQAQQKLRQNPSMMNKMMNMMKGSGGGMPSMQDIMSMMQDPQMQEMAQQFSQGM; encoded by the coding sequence ATGGTGTTAGCAGATTTGGGTAAACGTATTAATAATGCGGTTACCAATGCCATTTCAGGCGAACAAACAGATTACGAGGTGACTGTGCAATCGATGTTGAAAGAGATTGTGACCGCATTATTGGAGAACGATGTGAATATTAAGTTAGTTTCGAAGCTTCGTGACAACATTAATAACACTTTGCTTTCAAGCAACAATGTTAATGCTAAACTAACCAATGCTCAAACGAAGAGTTTGATCCAGAAAACAGTTTTTGATGAACTTTGCAAACTAGTTGACTGCGAAGCGGTGTCACCGTTCCAACCCAAGAAAAGACAGAGTAACGTTATTATGTTTGTTGGTTTGCAAGGTTCCGGTAAGACTACTTCGTGTACAAAGCTTGCTGTTTACTATTCTAAGCGTGGATTCAAGGTTGGTTTAGTATGTGCCGATACTTTCCGTGCTGGTGCGTTCGACCAGTTGAAACAGAACGCCATCAAGGCAAAGATTCCATTCTATGGTTCATACACGGAGCCAAATCCCGTTAAAGTTGCCAAAGAAGGTGTGGAGAAGttcaaaaaggaaaaattCGAAATTATTATTGTCGATACCTCTGGTAGacatcaacaagaagattctTTGTTCCAAGAAATGGTTGAAATCTCCCAAGCTGTAAAGCCAAAGCAAACGATCATGGTTCTTGATGCATCTATTGGTCAAGCAGCCGTACACCAATCGAAAGCTTTCAAAGAGAGTGCAGATTTCGGTTCTATCATCCTAACCAAGATGGACGGACATGCCagaggtggtggtgctatTTCGGCGGTAGCGTCTACAAAAACCCCAATTATATTCATAGGTACAGGTGAACATATTCAtgactttgaaaagttctctCCTAAGTCCTTTGTTTCAAAATTATTAGGAATCGGAGACATAGAGTCGTTAATGGAACGTTTTAAGACTGTGTCAGACCAAGATGACGCCAAGAACACGTTGGAAAACATCCAACAAGGTAAGTTCACACTCTTAGATTTCAAGAATCAAATGCAAACCATAATGAAAATGGGTCCCCTATCAAATATTGCCAACATGATCCCTGGTATGGGAAATATGATGAACCAATTCtccgaagaagaaacttccaaaaagatgaagacTATGGTGTACATATTTGATTCCATGACAAAGAAGGAGCTAGAGTCCGATGGTAGGATATTCATTGAGGAACCAACAAGAATGATTAGAGTTGCCAAGGGTTCAGGAACTACGGTGTTCGATATCGAAATGCTGCTaatgcaacaacaaatgATGGCCAGAATGGCTCAAACCACAAAACAAATGGGTGGGCTACCAGGTAAAGGTGGTATGCCCGGAAGAGGAGGCATGCCAGCTGGAATGCCATCAATCCCAGGTATGGGTGGAATGGGTATGCCAAATATGTCTCCTCAAATGATGCAACAAGCTCAGCAGAAGCTAAGACAGAACCCAAGCATGATGaacaaaatgatgaacATGATGAAGGGCTCTGGCGGTGGCATGCCAAGTATGCAAGACATAATGAGTATGATGCAAGATCCACAAATGCAGGAGATGGCGCAGCAGTTTTCCCAAGGTATGTAA
- a CDS encoding ATPase (alpha/beta subunit, nucleotide-binding domain, active site), whose protein sequence is MVSHVDRHARIMSNLSRYESWESKQNYEMDQTIRDISEIFESMDYKVNKRIQKRQQLQSQSQSQLQSQSQSLSQSQCQCNRRKLKLSKLANLFDFGEVTRRHSRYTAAVAVAQAVTDSNKRAGTGAGANTSYSFQPVTGIRSSSCAVVSPGNDSQSESDDALESELASGSSSSSGSDVYSAIDYQNLLGFPPPKYIEPALNTTRSASSEIRRNKQAQLLLHDLISGDICDI, encoded by the coding sequence ATGGTAAGTCACGTGGACAGACATGCCAGGATCATGTCCAACCTTAGCCGGTATGAGAGTTGGGAGTCCAAGCAGAATTACGAGATGGACCAGACGATCCGCGATATCAGCGAGATTTTCGAGTCGATGGACTATAAAGTCAACAAGAGGATCCAGAAGAGACAGCAGTTGCAATCGCAATCACAATCACAATTGCAATCACAGTCTCAATCACTGTCGCAGTCGCAATGTCAGTGCAATCGCAGAAAGCTTAAGCTTTCGAAACTGGCCAACCTCTTCGATTTTGGCGAGGTCACTCGCAGGCATAGCCGTTACACGGCTGCGGTAGCCGTAGCACAGGCCGTTACAGATTCAAATAAACGTGCAGGTACGGGCGCAGGCGCAAATACCAGCTACAGTTTCCAGCCTGTAACCGGTATCAGATCGTCGTCATGCGCTGTCGTTTCTCCGGGAAACGATAGCCAGTCCGAATCAGATGATGCCCTCGAGTCGGAACTAGCCTCAGGatcaagttcaagttcaGGTTCCGATGTTTACTCAGCAATTGATTACCAAAACCTTTTGGGGTTCCCACCGCCGAAATACATTGAACCAGCATTGAATACAACCCGCTCTGCCTCCTCGGAAATACGGCGTAATAAACAAGCCCAACTCCTGCTTCACGATTTGATATCGGGTGATATATGCGATATATAG